In the Ruania zhangjianzhongii genome, CGAGGTGCTCGTCGATGGCCTCCACGTCCAGGGCGGAACGCGGCACGAGAAACCCCAGATGTGCGCCGAGGGTCTTGTAGACCTCCTCGGTCTTGTCGCGGTTGAGCCGGTACTGCGGTCGGGTGCCGCGGCGATCGCCAGGCGGCTGGTCGACGTCGACCAGGCCGAGCTCCTCGAGGGCCAGGAGGTGGCGGCCCACCAGAACAGGCTCGAGCGAAGTGGCTTCCACGATCTGCCCGCGCGTCTGCTTCTCTCCTGGGGCCAGTGTGGCCAGGTGTCCCAGGATCGCGACCCGGGC is a window encoding:
- a CDS encoding ArsR/SmtB family transcription factor — encoded protein: MPSYALPPHMREDVSMAVEIFGNKARVAILGHLATLAPGEKQTRGQIVEATSLEPVLVGRHLLALEELGLVDVDQPPGDRRGTRPQYRLNRDKTEEVYKTLGAHLGFLVPRSALDVEAIDEHLDGLRSLLHRD